In the Panthera uncia isolate 11264 chromosome D2, Puncia_PCG_1.0, whole genome shotgun sequence genome, one interval contains:
- the ATP5MK gene encoding ATP synthase membrane subunit K, mitochondrial: protein MAGPETDAQFQFTGIKKYFNSYTLTGRMNCVLATYGGIALMVLYFKLRSKKTPAVKAT from the exons atggCAGGACCAGAAACTGATGCCCAATTCCAATTCACTggtatcaaaaaatatttcaactctTACACTCTCACAGGTAGAATGAAT tgtGTACTGGCCACATATGGAGGCATCGCTTTGATGGTCTTGTACTTCAAGTTAAGGTCTAAAAAAACACCAGCTGTGAAAGCAACATAA